The genomic stretch CGATTGTCATTAAATTTTCGCTTTCGGCGGCGATTTTTGCGGCAACCTCTCCCCTATTTTTCGCAAGTTTTTCCACTTCAAAAGAATTTTCAAAAAACTGAGGAATTTTTTTCAGCGCACTATCGCTAAATCCCGAAAACGAATAAATAACGTCGTCGGTTTTTTCGCACATTTCAATCGCCGACTCAAACGAAATTCTCTTTTCGTCAAAAATCCGCATAAATCCGTTTTGCATGTTAAATCTCGCAAAAAAAACCTCGTTTCGTCTCGCGTCCAGAAACACGGAAACTTTTTGAATTTTTCCCGAACTTCTTGCGATACATTCAAGCGACGAAACAGATTTGACCTGTACGTCCGAATCGGCAAAAAAACCTTTGGCAAAAGCGATTCCTATACGCAATCCCGTAAAACTTCCCGGTCCGGCGACAATTCCGCAGCGTCGAATATCGCTTGCTTTTATGTTTGCTTTTTTAAGTAAATCTGTAAATATCCCGCTTATTTTATCAACCAAATTTCGTCCCAAATCACCGCAAAATTCAGCCAAGACTTCGGAATTTTCGACAAGCGCAAACGAAACCTCGCTCATTGAAGTATCAATACCCAAAACTATCATTTTTTATCACTTCCAATTTTGAAACGCCGCCTTGTGAGTTTA from Chitinispirillales bacterium encodes the following:
- the tsaB gene encoding tRNA (adenosine(37)-N6)-threonylcarbamoyltransferase complex dimerization subunit type 1 TsaB, whose translation is MIVLGIDTSMSEVSFALVENSEVLAEFCGDLGRNLVDKISGIFTDLLKKANIKASDIRRCGIVAGPGSFTGLRIGIAFAKGFFADSDVQVKSVSSLECIARSSGKIQKVSVFLDARRNEVFFARFNMQNGFMRIFDEKRISFESAIEMCEKTDDVIYSFSGFSDSALKKIPQFFENSFEVEKLAKNRGEVAAKIAAESENLMTIDDVFPNYMQVSYAERQKDEQK